TTAGCTTCTTTGATTTTAGCTAGGATTAATCTTTCTATTTCTTCTACTAGATGAGGATTTTTTTTCAATTCTTCTCTAGCAGATTCTCTTCCTTGTCCTAGGCGATGGCTTTGAAAATTAAACCAAGTGCCTTTTTTTTCCACAATACCTAGGTCAACTCCTAAGTCAATTAAAGTGCCAATACGAGAAATCCCTTCGTTGAATAAAATATCAAACTCGGCTACTTGAAAAGGAGGAGACACTTTATTTTTAACAACTTTTACTTTAACACGATTGCCAACTTCTGTGTTATCTGGACCTTTAATGCTGCCACAGCGACGAATGTCTAACCGAACAGAAGCGTAAAACTTTAAAGCTTTTCCACCTGTTGTAGTCTCTGGATTACCAAACATAATTCCAATTTTTTCACGTATTTGGTTGATAAAAATAGCACAAGTATTGCTTTTGGAAAGAGTCGCTGTTAACTTTCTAAGAGCCTGAGACATCATTCTTGCTTGCAATCCCATAAAAGAATCGCCGATTTCTCCCTCTAGCTCGCTTTTAGGAACCAAAGCTGCAACAGAGTCAATAACTATGACGTCTATTGCGTTAGAGCGCGCTAGCATCTCCGCAATATTTAGCGCTTCTTCTCCTGAATCGGGCTGAGAGATCAATAACTCGTCGAGCTTAACGCCGATTTTAGCAGCATACGTCGGGTCTAATGCGTGTTCTGCGTCTATATAGGCAGCTAGGCCTCCACTTTTTTGCGCATTGGCTACAATGTGGGTAGCAAGTGTGGATTTCCCAGAAGATTCATGACCAAATATCTCTACAATCCTTCCACGAGGCACCCCTCCAATTCCCAATGCGAGATCAAGAGTTATTGCACCTGTTTTAATCACCCCCATTTCTCCTTTTAAAGAGGAGTGCTTGCCTAGGGTCATGATGGATCCTTCACCAAATTGTTTTTCAATTTGTGTCATTGCTAGCTCTAGAGCTTTTCTTTTTCCTGCATCATTTTGTTGAGCCATAAAGTTCCTTTTGTTATCTGATCTTAAGATTGAATCTGGTTAAGCCTTTGCGTCAAGGATAATCGATTTTGTAAATGGTGTCTAATTCGAGAATTAATTATAAAAAAATAAAGGATAAATTATGTTATTAGCAGGTGATATAGGAGGAACAAAGGTTAGTTTAGCTCTTTTTGAAGAAGAGGCGCAGCTACAATGCGTAGAGGAAACAACCTTTCACAGCCGTGATTTTTCCAACTTTTCTTCTTTACTACATCATTTTCTAGCCCCTTTTCCTGATATTTCTATTTCCCGAGCTGGATTTGGAATAGCTGGACCTGTACAAGATGGGGTTTGTCGGGCAACAAATCTACCCTGGACCCTTTCTGCAAAAGATCTGCAGCATCAATGTAAAATCCCTCATGTGTTTTTACTCAACGATCTAGAAGCTAGCGGATGGGGATTGCAACTTCTTTCCCCTAGTAAATATGTAACATTAAACGAAGGGAAAAAAATAACAGGTAATCGGGTATTGATTTCTGCGGGGACAGGTTTGGGAGAAGCAGGTCTATTTTGGAATACAAAAATACACCATCCGATTGCAACAGAAGGTGGTCATACCGACTTTGCTCCTTGTAATGAAGAGCAACTAGAACTTTTTTCTTATTTATATAAACAATATAAACATGTCTCTTATGAA
This is a stretch of genomic DNA from Candidatus Rhabdochlamydia oedothoracis. It encodes these proteins:
- the glk gene encoding glucokinase; the protein is MLLAGDIGGTKVSLALFEEEAQLQCVEETTFHSRDFSNFSSLLHHFLAPFPDISISRAGFGIAGPVQDGVCRATNLPWTLSAKDLQHQCKIPHVFLLNDLEASGWGLQLLSPSKYVTLNEGKKITGNRVLISAGTGLGEAGLFWNTKIHHPIATEGGHTDFAPCNEEQLELFSYLYKQYKHVSYERVLSGFGLYQIYRFLVDTHKEQSDPEIEKISTKLEPQRLVIEKALEGLSTACIHAVEIFVSIYGAEAGNLALKYLARGGVYLGGGLAQRLLPFFKHGGFMAAFTAKGRFSSLMQEIPIHLILEDTTALLGAAYYASIKTL
- the recA gene encoding recombinase RecA, with translation MAQQNDAGKRKALELAMTQIEKQFGEGSIMTLGKHSSLKGEMGVIKTGAITLDLALGIGGVPRGRIVEIFGHESSGKSTLATHIVANAQKSGGLAAYIDAEHALDPTYAAKIGVKLDELLISQPDSGEEALNIAEMLARSNAIDVIVIDSVAALVPKSELEGEIGDSFMGLQARMMSQALRKLTATLSKSNTCAIFINQIREKIGIMFGNPETTTGGKALKFYASVRLDIRRCGSIKGPDNTEVGNRVKVKVVKNKVSPPFQVAEFDILFNEGISRIGTLIDLGVDLGIVEKKGTWFNFQSHRLGQGRESAREELKKNPHLVEEIERLILAKIKEAKGPVTPLIKEEALV